The uncultured Subdoligranulum sp. genomic sequence TCCAGCCGCGGTGGATTACTGGTGTGCAAAGTAATCGTTCAGCTGGGCCACGAGGGCATCGGCGTCCACACCATGGACGGCGCAGGCCTGCTCCACGGTCTCACCGTGGGCCGCCATGCAGCCCAGGCAGTGCATACCGGTGGCCAGGAAGATGGGCACGCAGCCCTGGGCGGGGTCGTGGTTGAGGATTTCGGCGATGATGGTATCTTTCGTAACAGTCATGGGAAGGTTTCCTTTCTGATTTGTTGTATTTTTATGAAACCGGCTGCCAGGAGGTGTAGAGACCGAACCCCTGGAGCTGGGTCAACAAGGTGAGGAGCGCCACCCACAGCGCCGCCCCGTGAGCGGCACTGCGGCGCAGCGCAAGCCGGCGGTTGTGGTGCACCAGCACCAGCGCCAGCGGAAGGACCGGCAGCAGGTAGCGGCCCTGCATGCCGAAGAGTGTCTGGTAATTGATGGGCGTCCAGTTGAGGGCCGCGGCCAGAACCGCCGCCGCCACGCAACAGAGAATGCCCGCCATCCCCCACGCCGCGGGGCGTGTGAGCAGCGTTTTTTCCTCCTGCCGGGGCAGCGCCGCCGCCAGCAGCGCCAGCAACAGGCCGATGGCGATCAGCCAGCTGACATCGATGCGGTAAACGATGGGCTCGCCCAGCGTGGTGCCCAGCAGGCCCTGGAGCCAGAGCCCGCCCTGTTCAGGCAAAGTGCGCAGCAGCAGCTTGACGGTTGCCGGCAGATTGCGGCAGATATACCCGAAGGAGAAGGTCCAGATGGAGTCCCCGTTGGGGTTGACCATCAGCAGCTGGTCGGGGGTAAGCCCCCCGCCCATGCGGGAGAGGGCGAAGACGCCGCCTGCCCCCAGCAGCACCACCGCAGCCGCCACGCCCCGGACAAACCGGCGCCGTGCCGTAGGGGTGCGACAGACCCGCAGGTAGACGGCACAGAGCACCGCCGCCAGCACCACCACCGCCAGACCCCCGGCCGCCAGCACCGCCCGGTTCATATCCCGGGCCGCGTAGGCCAGCTCCGACAGGTTGGCGGCCATCCAGAGCACCGCCGCCAGCAGCAGGATGCCCAGCTGGACCAGGCGTCCCGGGCGGACCGGCAGGCCGCGCAGCGATACAGTAGAATTTTCCGCCGTACGGCGCGGGTCGAGGTGCTCGGCCGGAATGGCCAGACAGAGCAGGATCACCGGCAGATAGATGGCCTTGGCCGGGGCCACCGCCGCCGCCAGCACCGCCAGCAGAACCAGCTGCCAGCGGGCGGCACGTTGGGTGCGCAGCCGCATGCAGAGGGCGGTGAACAGGAAGACCGTGCCCAGCACCCCCGCGTCGGGGGAAAGGCTGGCGGCCAGCTGCAGGGACATGGGCAGCAGCGCCACACAGGCGAAGAGCCCGCGCAGCACGCCGGGAGCCGCTGCCACCGCCGCCACCGTCAGGATCAGATACAAAAGCAGGTTGGCCGTGCGGCCCCAGCCCAGCATGGTGTAGAAGTTTTGGCCATTCAGCCGCGCCAGCCAGATGCCCAGCGCCTGGGCCCAGTAGTTGCCGCTGCCCTGACCGGCCTCCGCCTCGCTGACTTCGGTCAGTGTGTTGGGGCTGCCGGCGTCCTGGGCGGCCGCCTGGGCCTGGGCTTTGTAGGCAAAAATGCCGATCTCGCCGGTTTTGGTGCCGAAATAGGGAGCATCGCAGCTGCGCACCAGCAGATGGCCGCTCTCGTCAGCGGTCTGTTGGCCGCTCCACCGGCCGGCCAGCTCATAGGCCGCCGCCAGATGGGTGTATTCATCAGGGGCTACCAGGGCGGGGGTCACCCGCAGGAAGCCGCAGCCCAGTGCCAGGCCGGCCACCGCCACCAACAGGGCCAGAGGCGCCTGCAGCACCGCCAGCAGCACCGCCCCGAAGGCAGCCACCGCCAGCGGGGCGGCCAGTCCCTGGGCCAGGCGGGAAGGCCAGTTGCCCGAGTAATCCGCCACCAGCTGGATGGCCAGCGTGGCGTCCAGCGGCTCGCCGTCGGCGCCGCCACGGAGCAGCTCCATGCCGTCCACCGCCCCTTCGCTGGCCCAGAGCCCCAGCGGCCCGTCCCAGGGCACCGCATTATAAAGGTGCACCGTCAGCGTTTCTGCTTTCTCGGGTATATAGGGCTCGTCCATCGTGAAGGCGGTAAAATTGTCGTCGAAGATGTTGAGGAAGTTGCCCGCCATCTGGGCGATGAGGGTGCCTTCCTCGTTGGTGACATCCACCATGACCATGCCGGACTTGTAGAGCTGGCCGTGGGTGCTGAAATTCAGCCGCACCCCGTAAAAGGCCTGCCCGGCCTGGAGGGGCACCTCCTGGGTGAGGCCCTCCTCCGGCAGGTCGATGATCTGGGTGTAGTCATCGTTAAGGATCTCAAACACCGGTTGGTTGCCCAGCCTGTCCTGCAGGTCGTAGCCCACCCAGCGGCAGAGCAGCCAGACCGCGCCGGCTGCCACCAGCGCCGCCACCAGGGCGAGCACACCCCGCCACACTCGGGAAGATAAGGACATGGGGATCGCCGCCTTTCTTTCAGGATTTGCGTGGGCCGCTGTTATTATACCGCAACCGGAGCAAAAGCGCAAATGCTTCACGCCCGGCGGTAGAGATACCAGGTCACGGTGCCCTCGCCGCCGTCGTAGGAAGCCTCATCGATGCAATGGTACGAGGGGAACCGCTGTTCCAGGTCATCCACCAGGGCCACCACGTAGGTCACGGCCCCCTCTTCCAGCAGGCGGTTCTGTTCGGTCCACTGGGCTTCCAGCGGCATGTTGGTCACGCAGAAATACCGCCCCGGCGGCAGCAGACCCGACGCCGTATAGAATCCGCCGTCCAGGGTTCCGTAGTTGAGAAGGCTGGCCTCTTCGTCCGCCGCCATCGTCCGGGCAAAGCGCAGCTGGGGCAGGCTTTCCGCCGCCCGGCCGCGCAGCGGCGCGTTGGGGCTGGCCAGCCAGGCAAAGGCCACCGCGGCCGCCATCCCCGCCCAGGGCAGCAGCATCCTCACAGGCCGCAACCCTTCCACCCGGGCAGAAAGGCGGACCAGCGGCACGAGACCCAGCGGTGCAAAGACCGCGAGCACCAGCCCGTAGTAGACAAGATACCCGCCCATCAGGCTGGTGAGGGCCAGCCCCGCCGCCAGCAGCACCACCGAACCAGCCACAGCCCGGCGGCGGGCAGCCAGAGCGCCCACCAGAAAGAGCAGCGTCAGCCCGGCGGCCGGCAGGGCATCCCGCACCGCCCACCAGAGGTGCTGCGGCAGCGCGGTCGCGCCGCCGCTGTTTCCTGTATACAGGAAGAGGTTATCGTAAAAGTAGGCGGTGAACCAGTCGTCCAGCGCCCCGTGCACACCGAAGTAAACCACCCAGGGCAGCGTGGCCAGCGCCATACCGGCCAGATAGGCCCCGCAGCTGCGGGCCAGGGCACGGGTTCTTCCCTGCCGCAGGTAGAGTGCCGCCAGCACCGCCGCCCACACCAGATAGAAGCCCAGCACGGTATATTTGAGCCAGAGGGCACATCCCGCCAGCACCCCCTGCCCCAGCACGGCCGCCAGGGGCATCTCCTGCCGCCGGTGCACTGTGCGCAGCAGCCCGTACAGGGCCACCGCCAAAAAGGGTAGCAGGAATTCCTCGGCGCTGCCCCCGTGGGAGAAGGCCCGGCTGGCGGCAATGCCCGCTGCCGGAAGCACCGCCCAGGCGGGATGGGGGGCTTTGGCGGTAAAGAGGGCGACGGTATCCAGGCTGACGGCCAGAAACACCGCGAAGGCCGCCACTTCCAGAATCAGCACCCCGGTGAAGCCGGTGTGGTCCATCAGCCAGCCGATGCCGTAGAGGAAATACAGCACCGGGCCCTTGTGGTCGAAGACATCCCGGTAGAGCACCCGGCCGCTGAACATGGACTTGCCCATGGTGAAGAAGATGTTGGCGTCCATCCAGTCATTGAAGGCAAACAGAGGGGAAGATTTGCTGCACAAAAACAGCAGTACGGCGGCGATACCTGCGCACCACAGCAGTTTTTTCCCTGTGAGACACCGGGTCACAGGCACACCTCCCAAAACAAACCGCGCCCCAGTCGGAACCGACCGGGGCGCGGAATGGAAATTCAAACTCGTGTTACACGTTTACACGCGCAAAATCAGCCGTTCTCTTTCATCTTGGCAAAGCACTCGCTGCAGTAGACCGGGCGGTCCTCACGCGGCTGGAAGGGAACTTTGCAAGCCTTGCCGCAGCTGGCGCAAACGGCATCGTACATCTGACGCTCACCGCGGGTAGCGTTCTTGCGGGCATCGCGGCAGGCCTTGCAGCGCTGGGGCTGGTTCTCGAAACCACGGCTGGCGTAGAACTCCTGCTCGCCGGCGGTCCAGACGAACTCCTTGCCGCATTCCTTGCATACCAAAGTCTTGTCTTCGAACATAATGGGTATCTCCTCTGTTTGTATTTGCCCGCGGAAGAATCTAAACCAACGCATAACGAACTGATTTTAGGCGCTACTGGGGGCAGGTTGATATATGACCAGGCAAACGCCTGAATCCAAAAGTTTCACCCGCGCAGCTTGCGGCGGGCGCGGGCCAGCGCATTGGCCACTGCCTTGGGTGTGATGCCAAGGTCGCGGGCTGTCTGGGCTACCGGCTGGCCATGTAAACTGGCCACCAGAGCCCGACGTTCCAGCACAGAAAGTTCGGTCTGCATGCGTTGCAGGGTGTCGGCGTAGCGTTCCCCCGCGATGGCCAGTTCCTCCGGCCCCGGCTGGGGAATGTTCTCGGCATCGGGCAGCGGTACACTGAAGTTCAGCGGTGCATGCTTCTTGCGCAGGGCCGCCCGCTGGGCGTCCTGCTGGGCATGATGGATGCAGGCGGCGGCGTAGGAGGCAAAGGGCGTACCGGCGGCCGGCCGGTAGCTCCGCACGGCCTGAAACAGTCCGATCAGGCCCTCCTGCACGGCGTCCTCAAAATCCAGGCCGGGAGCCCGGTAGATCGCCGCCCCCTTGCGGATGGCGGGCATCATACGGGCAATCAGTGCGGCCAGGGCGGTATCGTCCCCCTGCTGTGCGCGCACAAGCAGGTCATCGTCCACTTTTTGCATGAAAACTTCTCCATCCGGCAGATGCGAACACCTTTATAATACCTGTAATAAAGGCATTTGTCAAACATTTTTTATGCAGCCTGCCGAAAGTCTCCCGGCTGATTTTGTGCATCCCGGGTGCTTGTAATTTCCAGGGCAACCTGCTATACTGAAAAATACAGCAAAAGGGAGTAAGCGGCACGGTATGGCAGCGGCCAGCCGTGCGTTCGGCCTCGTCACCACGGGCGTTGTGCACGCCCCGGGGTCCTACCCAAGCACTGAGACTTTTGCCGCAGTCGGTACGCGATTGCGGCAAAGGTCTTTTTTGTTGCTCCCCGTGCAAAATAAAGGAGGAATTCCCATGAACGTTCTGCAAACCTTCGCCGGACTGTTTGCCAACTTCGGCAACCTGACCTGGCAGATGGTGGTCATGTGGATCATCGGCGGATTGCTGGTCTACCTGGGCATCGTCAAGAAAATGGAACCCAGCTTGCTGGTGCCCATGGGCTTCGGCGCCATCCTGGTAAACCTGCCGCTGTCCGGCGCCATCACCCAGGGGGACACCGAAGGGCCCATCACCGCCCTGTTTGAAGCGGGCATGTCCAACGAGCTGTTCCCGCTGCTGCTCTTCATCGGCATCGGCGCCATGATCGACTTCGGCCCGCTGCTGGAAAAGCCCTGGCTCATGCTGTTCGGCGCAGCGGCCCAGTTCGGCATCTTCTTCACCCTGGCGGTGGCCGGGCTCTTCTTCGACCTGCCTGACGCCGCCTCCATCGCCGTCATCGGTGCCGCCGACGGCCCCACCGCCATCTTTGTGGCCAACACGCTGGGCAGCAAATACCTGGGCGCCATCATGGTGGCGGCCTACAGCTACATGGCGCTGGTGCCCATCGTGCAGCCGCCGGTCATCCGCCTGTGCACCACCAAAAAAGAGCGGCTCATCCGCATGCCCTATAAGAAGGGCAACGTGACCAAGACCACCAAGATCCTCTTCCCCATCGTGGTGACGATCCTGGCCGGTCTG encodes the following:
- a CDS encoding DUF1858 domain-containing protein; this encodes MTVTKDTIIAEILNHDPAQGCVPIFLATGMHCLGCMAAHGETVEQACAVHGVDADALVAQLNDYFAHQ
- a CDS encoding sigma-70 family RNA polymerase sigma factor; its protein translation is MQKVDDDLLVRAQQGDDTALAALIARMMPAIRKGAAIYRAPGLDFEDAVQEGLIGLFQAVRSYRPAAGTPFASYAAACIHHAQQDAQRAALRKKHAPLNFSVPLPDAENIPQPGPEELAIAGERYADTLQRMQTELSVLERRALVASLHGQPVAQTARDLGITPKAVANALARARRKLRG
- a CDS encoding sodium ion-translocating decarboxylase subunit beta translates to MNVLQTFAGLFANFGNLTWQMVVMWIIGGLLVYLGIVKKMEPSLLVPMGFGAILVNLPLSGAITQGDTEGPITALFEAGMSNELFPLLLFIGIGAMIDFGPLLEKPWLMLFGAAAQFGIFFTLAVAGLFFDLPDAASIAVIGAADGPTAIFVANTLGSKYLGAIMVAAYSYMALVPIVQPPVIRLCTTKKERLIRMPYKKGNVTKTTKILFPIVVTILAGLVAPASVALVGFLMFGNLIRECGVLNSLSETAQNVLANLITIVLGLTVAGQMTADKFVKPDTLLILALGLVAFIFDTAGGVLFAKLLNIFLPEGKKINPMIGAAGISAFPMSGRVVNQLGLAEDNQNFLLMYSISVNVSGQIASVIAGGLILTLMGM
- a CDS encoding DUF2142 domain-containing protein — translated: MSLSSRVWRGVLALVAALVAAGAVWLLCRWVGYDLQDRLGNQPVFEILNDDYTQIIDLPEEGLTQEVPLQAGQAFYGVRLNFSTHGQLYKSGMVMVDVTNEEGTLIAQMAGNFLNIFDDNFTAFTMDEPYIPEKAETLTVHLYNAVPWDGPLGLWASEGAVDGMELLRGGADGEPLDATLAIQLVADYSGNWPSRLAQGLAAPLAVAAFGAVLLAVLQAPLALLVAVAGLALGCGFLRVTPALVAPDEYTHLAAAYELAGRWSGQQTADESGHLLVRSCDAPYFGTKTGEIGIFAYKAQAQAAAQDAGSPNTLTEVSEAEAGQGSGNYWAQALGIWLARLNGQNFYTMLGWGRTANLLLYLILTVAAVAAAPGVLRGLFACVALLPMSLQLAASLSPDAGVLGTVFLFTALCMRLRTQRAARWQLVLLAVLAAAVAPAKAIYLPVILLCLAIPAEHLDPRRTAENSTVSLRGLPVRPGRLVQLGILLLAAVLWMAANLSELAYAARDMNRAVLAAGGLAVVVLAAVLCAVYLRVCRTPTARRRFVRGVAAAVVLLGAGGVFALSRMGGGLTPDQLLMVNPNGDSIWTFSFGYICRNLPATVKLLLRTLPEQGGLWLQGLLGTTLGEPIVYRIDVSWLIAIGLLLALLAAALPRQEEKTLLTRPAAWGMAGILCCVAAAVLAAALNWTPINYQTLFGMQGRYLLPVLPLALVLVHHNRRLALRRSAAHGAALWVALLTLLTQLQGFGLYTSWQPVS
- a CDS encoding zinc-ribbon domain containing protein, which encodes MFEDKTLVCKECGKEFVWTAGEQEFYASRGFENQPQRCKACRDARKNATRGERQMYDAVCASCGKACKVPFQPREDRPVYCSECFAKMKENG